Below is a window of Candidatus Neomarinimicrobiota bacterium DNA.
CTCCAGATTCGGATCTACATCCCCGTTATCGAGAACCTCCCGGGCCTTCACCATGGCGGTAGAGGTATCCCCCTTTTTCAGAGCCCCCTCAGCCACTGCCAGGGCCTCTTTGGCCGCACCGGGTAAGTGGTCATTCAACCACTGGCGAACCTGGGTCTCCGGCAGTGCGCCCACAAACTCTCCAGCCACTTCTCCGTTCAGGAACATTTTCACCGCCGGGATACCACGGATCTTGTACTGTGCGGCTATCTCCTGCTGAAGGTCCGTGTTCAACTTCACGAGCGTCCATGAGTCCCCGGCATCCCCCGCCAGCTTCTCAAGGATCGGTCCCAGAATGCGACATGGAGCGCACCAGGCCGCCCAGAAGTCCACCACCACGGGTCGAGATCGGCTCGCCTCGACGACGTCCGCCTGAAAATCTATGGGTTCCTTATCAAGATACATAACTCTGAGTTGTCCAAAATTTACTGCAGAGTTAAGTTTATGTGAAAAGCAGAAATTCCCGGTGTATCGTATCACGAATTGACTTACAGCGAATACTATGACCACCCTTTGTTTTGAATCCCATTCAGATCGGCGGGGCGGCTTTTGGAGGGTACAAAATGTGTGGTAGAACGACCCTGACGCTGGACCTGCCTTTCATGAAGGAGGTTTTCACCATCAAGCATTGGGAGAAGGAAGAGTACTACTCCCGCCGCTATAACATAGCTCCAACCCAGACATCACCAATCCTGTTATCCAATGGCGATCGCCACGTCAAGCTCATGCGTTGGGGACTGGTGCCTTCCTGGGCCGGGGAGATTCCCCAGGGTTCCCAAATGATTAACGCGCGAGCTGAAACCGTTATGGAAAAGTCATCCTTTCGACGTCTTGTCCCAAGGCGACGCTGCGTTGTGCTCACAGACGGGTTCTATGAGTGGAAGAAGGAGGGGATGTCAAAGGTTCCGCACTACATCCACGATCCTGATGGAGGGATACTTCCCATGGCGGGATTATGGGATATCTGGACAAGTCCAGAGGGCGACGAGCTCCGTTCCTATACCATTATTACAACGGAACCGAACTCGCAGTTAGAGTCCATCCACAACCGGATGCCGGTCATTTTACAAACGTCAGATCTGGATCTATGGCTTCGGACGGATGAACACCGTCCCAATGAAGCAATAACGTTGCTGAAACCCTACGAGGGACAGCTGGAAATCTTTCCGGTGTCTAACTTTGTCAATTCACCGGGAAATAATTCCCCCGAATGCATTCAGCGGGTGAGGGGGCGCTATTGAAAGGAAGTATAGACATGTCAATTATGAAAAAGGTTAAACCGAGAGCACTGTTCATGGGCAAGCTAAGTCAAGGCTGTGACTTATTGGAAGAGATCAGTGACATTTGCCGCAAGGAAAAAGTTCAAATTGGACGCATGGAGGCACTGGGTGCAGTTCAGAGGGCCCGTCTTGCCTTCTACAACCAAGAAACGCATGAATACGAATTCTTGATGGTAGATCAGTCCCTTGAGATCACCAAACTTGTCGGTAATGTTTCACTTAAGGATGGAAAACCATTTGTCCATGCCCACATCACATTGGCAGACGAGACAGGAAAAACTTATGGTGGACATCTCGCTCCAGGAACGGTGGTTTTCGCATGTGAATTGATACTGGAATCTTTTGAGGGTCCGGTTTTTGAGAGGGGTCTTGACGCACAGACCGGTCTCCCTTTATGGACAATTTTAGAATGAAAATCGCCAACGCTGAGCTGTTAGCCGGATGGGGTGTAAACTCGTTGTTGGCCCCGCCATTGAGTTTCAATCCCTCTCCCGATACAGCGGGTTCCCCCGCTGTAGACTGCCCACTGCCATTCGGAGCGGAGTTGAGCGTAGAGGAGATTCCGGTCCTTCGGGACTGGTGACTGGTTGCCGAGGGCTGAATGTTACGGCCTTGTCGTTATTTCGCTCTTGATTGTCATTCAACTCATCGGTAGTCTTACTGCAGAGGGAGGTTTCAGTACAGGCAGTTCACTTATCCCGGCACCTCGCCACGCTTTATCAAATAAGACATATAGCAGTTAGGAAAAGAAATCGGGCCCACAGCTTCATATGGTTACCTTGCCAATAAGATGTGTTAGAAGACTCTATCTTTAAAGCAGACCTTATCTGCCTTCTATAACTTTCACACAAGTTCTCTTTCATCAACGGCTGATTAGTCTTCGAAGAGGTTCGTTGGATGCACGCCGCAGACATCCTAGACGCTCATTTCAGGCTAGGTCCTCTGCTCCGATCACGTCACTTCCTGCTTTGGCCATACAGGGGTTTTCCAACGCCTTGTAAAAAAGACTGCCCTAATTGCGTAATGTTATTGTAATAACTATTTGTTTAAAGTGCATTTGTGCTTGTCCGTGCATTAGTAACGCAAAAATGGGGGATTAAATGCAAGATCATATTTTACTCAAACAGGTAGTTCGCCGCCTCGACATTCTGATTGCCCTTCACTTGGAAACCTTGGGCGGCTCTGAGGCAGCTCGGCCAACTGCCAAGATCCAACATCTTGCTGGGCTCGGACTTTTGCCGTCAGAAGTAGCGTCTATTCTGGGCAAGTCGACCAACTACGTCACAGCGACACTTTCCCAAATGAAGAAACGTAAAAAACGCAAGGAGGCAAACACATGACTGACGACCATTTCAAGACGATCTCTCGGAAGCTGGATCTGTTGGTCCGTCTGGCGGCGCATTCCCTTGTTGCAGACAAGAAGCAACGAGAACAAATCATGCTATTGAGCAACGCCAGCTTTCAACCGAAGGAAATCGCCGAGATCCTAGGGACTACTCCTAACACTGTCCGTGTTGCACTCTCTGCAATGCGCAAAAGGGAAAAAAGGGGCTAGAGCATGGCTAAAGTGGCAAAAAGTCAGGTTAGTGATCCTATTCAACGAGAATTAGATTCCATAAAGCGTCTCCTTATACTTTTGTTGCTTAAAGGCGGAGCGACGCAAGAAGAAATTGGAACAGCACTACAAATTGATCGGAGCGCGGTGAGTAGGATGTTCCCCTCTCGAAAAATCCGCAAGTTTAGCCAGAAGGACTAAATGAAAGGAACTCCTAGTCGATGGTAACAAACCGACGTCTGAGAACCGCTCTCTTGGAGCGCCTTAGTGTCACCCCACAGCGTCTTTCACAGAGGGTGAAGAAGATGAAGAGTGGCCATGGCCCGATGTCGACTGAGGAAGCAACATATGTTATTGCTCACCAAGAAGGCTTGGATTTGACCAAGTTTCTAGAGCCATTGATGGTTCGGCGTGTTAGAAGCTTAATCCCTCGCAATTCTTCTCTAGCAGTCAGAGCTAGGAGTGTTCAAAAAAGTAAGCGGTCGTCTATTCGAACGCCAGTCAGGATTAGGTTAGAAGGTGCATTACCTGAGGTTGATGCATTTATGTCATCGTCAGTTGCCCGTGATGCCAAGGAAATGGCCAAAATCTATCCAATTTATTACGTCTTAGAGAATTCACTTAGAATAGTCGTTAGGCGAATTATGGATAGAAAGCACGGAAAAGAATGGTGGGAGAACAGAGTGTCAAAACGTCTCAGGAGAAAAGTATCCGATAGAATAGAAAAGGAAGAAAGGAAACCGTGGCACGGCAAACGAGGCCAGCACAAAATCTTCTACTCTGACTTTGGGGATCTTAGAGCTATCATTGAGAGAAACTGGGAAGATTTCAAATCCCTATTTCCATCACGTTCTTGGATTACCCAAAAACTGGATGAACTGCAACA
It encodes the following:
- the trxA gene encoding thioredoxin, whose amino-acid sequence is MYLDKEPIDFQADVVEASRSRPVVVDFWAAWCAPCRILGPILEKLAGDAGDSWTLVKLNTDLQQEIAAQYKIRGIPAVKMFLNGEVAGEFVGALPETQVRQWLNDHLPGAAKEALAVAEGALKKGDTSTAMVKAREVLDNGDVDPNLEKQATIILAEASFPTDPEESRKLAARFESGDLFFDRAEVVLTRYDLEKGELPEDEDSLARKLYTEGIKLWRAGNRDEAVEKLIESLGEDRRCMDDAARKAIIGIFHILGEEHETTLKYRPRFASTLF
- a CDS encoding SOS response-associated peptidase, which translates into the protein MCGRTTLTLDLPFMKEVFTIKHWEKEEYYSRRYNIAPTQTSPILLSNGDRHVKLMRWGLVPSWAGEIPQGSQMINARAETVMEKSSFRRLVPRRRCVVLTDGFYEWKKEGMSKVPHYIHDPDGGILPMAGLWDIWTSPEGDELRSYTIITTEPNSQLESIHNRMPVILQTSDLDLWLRTDEHRPNEAITLLKPYEGQLEIFPVSNFVNSPGNNSPECIQRVRGRY
- a CDS encoding Swt1 family HEPN domain-containing protein; its protein translation is MSTEEATYVIAHQEGLDLTKFLEPLMVRRVRSLIPRNSSLAVRARSVQKSKRSSIRTPVRIRLEGALPEVDAFMSSSVARDAKEMAKIYPIYYVLENSLRIVVRRIMDRKHGKEWWENRVSKRLRRKVSDRIEKEERKPWHGKRGQHKIFYSDFGDLRAIIERNWEDFKSLFPSRSWITQKLDELQHPRNILAHHNPVNKTDLKRIELYFHDWVELLKSHKDSIP
- a CDS encoding PPC domain-containing DNA-binding protein, whose translation is MKKVKPRALFMGKLSQGCDLLEEISDICRKEKVQIGRMEALGAVQRARLAFYNQETHEYEFLMVDQSLEITKLVGNVSLKDGKPFVHAHITLADETGKTYGGHLAPGTVVFACELILESFEGPVFERGLDAQTGLPLWTILE